A genomic region of Thunnus albacares chromosome 2, fThuAlb1.1, whole genome shotgun sequence contains the following coding sequences:
- the card9 gene encoding caspase recruitment domain-containing protein 9 isoform X2 — MDAVCEDDLCWLQLDDFRMLLIKSIEPSRITPYLRQCQVISAEDEEQLFNDPTLVIRRRKVGALLDILQRTGVKGYTAFLESLELDYPQLYSRITGKEPNKTFSILIDTAGESGLTQFLMSELSRLQRLLQGERRRRQQACSVVKEQEASSRQQQLRDREIRKLTERVQKVREERERLSEEVKQLRDHNYSLMADINTLSQEKSNSLLANRDLQIEVERLKHTVLRAESQTRLLRRRTLRPLQESRSLALPMETFFHPNRLEEQKEEKQEEIKEEKQEEKKEEKQEEKQETQQQQQQQQQQESPAAPQMNLLTTVFRLRRELHRAEEQRARSLEDKEELELRCAQLKGDARMYRQRNKQALRQLEEVIGERDKALASRAEQQEEARLLLQEKDQYREQVRQLAEQSDRLELLLVRSQGEELQLRTRLRRLTCKTHECERSSEEEEEATENVTKGSSEEVRSVTSGENEEAAQQQQDSPAESKQTPSTAASWEEETDGCPSSRSRPNFCYRRKRAVRSKFISRVYAACNLDDSSGSDITDSD; from the exons atggacgCAGTGTGTGAGGACGACCTCTGTTGGCTGCAGTTGGATGACTTCAGGATGCTGCTCATCAAAAGCATCGAACCTTCAAGAATCACTCCTTACCTCCGCCAGTGTCAG GTGATCAGTGCTGAGGATGAGGAGCAACTCTTCAACGACCCCACCCTCGTCATCAGGAGAAGAAAAGTCG GAGCCCTGCTGGACATTCTGCAGAGGACAGGGGTCAAAGGTTACACGGCATTCCTGGAGAGTCTGGAGCTGGATTATCCTCAACTGTACAGCCGCATCACGGGGAAGGAGCCCAACAAGACCTTCAGCATCCTGATTG ACACAGCAGGTGAATCTGGCTTGACTCAGTTTCTGATGTCGGAGCTCAGCCGCCTACAGAGGTTGCTGCAGGGAGAGCGTCGGCGACGCCAGCAGGCCTGCTCTGTCGTCAAGGAACAG GAGGCGTCGTCtcggcagcagcagctgagggACCGCGAGATAAGAAAGCTCACTGAGCGCGTGCAGAAGGTGCGGGAGGAGCGGGAGCGGCTGAGCGAGGAGGTGAAGCAGCTCAGAGATCACAACTACAGTCTGATGGCCGACATCAACACTCTGAGCCAGGAGAAGAGCAACAGCCTGCTGGCCAACAGAGACCTGCAGATAGAG GTGGAGCGTCTGAAACACACGGTGCTGCGAGCAGAAAGCCAGACTCGACTGCTGAGACGACGAACACTGAGACCACTGCAGGAG agcaGGAGTCTGGCTCTGCCCATGGAGACCTTCTTCCACCCCAACAGACTGGAGgagcagaaagaggagaagcaggaggagataaaagaggagaaacaggaggagaaaaaagaggagaaacaggaggagaagcaggagacacagcagcagcagcagcagcagcagcagcaggagagtcCAGCTGCTCCACAGATGAACCTCCTCACTACAGTGTTCAGACTGAGGAGAGAActccacagagcagaggagcagagagccagg agtcTGGAGGATAaggaggagctggagctgcGGTGTGCTCAGTTGAAAGGAGACGCCCGGATGTACCGCCAACGAAACAAACAAGCCCTGAGACAACTGGAGGAGGTGAtcggagagagagacaag GCTCTGGCGTCGCGGgcggagcagcaggaggaggcgCGGCTGCTCCTGCAGGAGAAGGATCAGTACAGGGAGCAGGTCCGACAGCTCGCCGAGCAATCTGATAGGCTGGAGCTCCTCCTGGTGAGGTCACAGGGGGAGGAGCTACAGCTGAGGACACGCCTCCGCAGACTCACCTGCAAAACGCACGAG TGTGAGAGGAGcagcgaggaagaggaggaggccacAGAGAACGTCACTAAAG GCAGCAGCGAGGAGGTCCGCAGCGTGACGTCAGGGGAGAACGAGGAGGcggcacagcagcagcaggactctCCTGCAGAGTCTAAACAGACACCCAGCACTGCTGCATCATGG gaggaggagacagacgGTTGTCCGTCCTCCAGAAGTCGACCAAACTTCTGTTATCGCAG GAAGCGAGCTGTCAGGTCAAAGTTCATCTCTAGGGTGTACGCGGCCTGTAACCTTGACGACAGCAGCGGGAGTGACATCACGGACTCTGACTGA
- the card9 gene encoding caspase recruitment domain-containing protein 9 isoform X1 encodes MQCVCYQCVMDAVCEDDLCWLQLDDFRMLLIKSIEPSRITPYLRQCQVISAEDEEQLFNDPTLVIRRRKVGALLDILQRTGVKGYTAFLESLELDYPQLYSRITGKEPNKTFSILIDTAGESGLTQFLMSELSRLQRLLQGERRRRQQACSVVKEQEASSRQQQLRDREIRKLTERVQKVREERERLSEEVKQLRDHNYSLMADINTLSQEKSNSLLANRDLQIEVERLKHTVLRAESQTRLLRRRTLRPLQESRSLALPMETFFHPNRLEEQKEEKQEEIKEEKQEEKKEEKQEEKQETQQQQQQQQQQESPAAPQMNLLTTVFRLRRELHRAEEQRARSLEDKEELELRCAQLKGDARMYRQRNKQALRQLEEVIGERDKALASRAEQQEEARLLLQEKDQYREQVRQLAEQSDRLELLLVRSQGEELQLRTRLRRLTCKTHECERSSEEEEEATENVTKGSSEEVRSVTSGENEEAAQQQQDSPAESKQTPSTAASWEEETDGCPSSRSRPNFCYRRKRAVRSKFISRVYAACNLDDSSGSDITDSD; translated from the exons atgcagtgtgtgtgttatcagtgtgtaatggacgCAGTGTGTGAGGACGACCTCTGTTGGCTGCAGTTGGATGACTTCAGGATGCTGCTCATCAAAAGCATCGAACCTTCAAGAATCACTCCTTACCTCCGCCAGTGTCAG GTGATCAGTGCTGAGGATGAGGAGCAACTCTTCAACGACCCCACCCTCGTCATCAGGAGAAGAAAAGTCG GAGCCCTGCTGGACATTCTGCAGAGGACAGGGGTCAAAGGTTACACGGCATTCCTGGAGAGTCTGGAGCTGGATTATCCTCAACTGTACAGCCGCATCACGGGGAAGGAGCCCAACAAGACCTTCAGCATCCTGATTG ACACAGCAGGTGAATCTGGCTTGACTCAGTTTCTGATGTCGGAGCTCAGCCGCCTACAGAGGTTGCTGCAGGGAGAGCGTCGGCGACGCCAGCAGGCCTGCTCTGTCGTCAAGGAACAG GAGGCGTCGTCtcggcagcagcagctgagggACCGCGAGATAAGAAAGCTCACTGAGCGCGTGCAGAAGGTGCGGGAGGAGCGGGAGCGGCTGAGCGAGGAGGTGAAGCAGCTCAGAGATCACAACTACAGTCTGATGGCCGACATCAACACTCTGAGCCAGGAGAAGAGCAACAGCCTGCTGGCCAACAGAGACCTGCAGATAGAG GTGGAGCGTCTGAAACACACGGTGCTGCGAGCAGAAAGCCAGACTCGACTGCTGAGACGACGAACACTGAGACCACTGCAGGAG agcaGGAGTCTGGCTCTGCCCATGGAGACCTTCTTCCACCCCAACAGACTGGAGgagcagaaagaggagaagcaggaggagataaaagaggagaaacaggaggagaaaaaagaggagaaacaggaggagaagcaggagacacagcagcagcagcagcagcagcagcagcaggagagtcCAGCTGCTCCACAGATGAACCTCCTCACTACAGTGTTCAGACTGAGGAGAGAActccacagagcagaggagcagagagccagg agtcTGGAGGATAaggaggagctggagctgcGGTGTGCTCAGTTGAAAGGAGACGCCCGGATGTACCGCCAACGAAACAAACAAGCCCTGAGACAACTGGAGGAGGTGAtcggagagagagacaag GCTCTGGCGTCGCGGgcggagcagcaggaggaggcgCGGCTGCTCCTGCAGGAGAAGGATCAGTACAGGGAGCAGGTCCGACAGCTCGCCGAGCAATCTGATAGGCTGGAGCTCCTCCTGGTGAGGTCACAGGGGGAGGAGCTACAGCTGAGGACACGCCTCCGCAGACTCACCTGCAAAACGCACGAG TGTGAGAGGAGcagcgaggaagaggaggaggccacAGAGAACGTCACTAAAG GCAGCAGCGAGGAGGTCCGCAGCGTGACGTCAGGGGAGAACGAGGAGGcggcacagcagcagcaggactctCCTGCAGAGTCTAAACAGACACCCAGCACTGCTGCATCATGG gaggaggagacagacgGTTGTCCGTCCTCCAGAAGTCGACCAAACTTCTGTTATCGCAG GAAGCGAGCTGTCAGGTCAAAGTTCATCTCTAGGGTGTACGCGGCCTGTAACCTTGACGACAGCAGCGGGAGTGACATCACGGACTCTGACTGA